Proteins encoded together in one Dehalococcoidales bacterium window:
- a CDS encoding GNAT family N-acetyltransferase, with protein sequence MSKARVLLSPFDRRDIPPFMKLSHDPELVSTMGWRPFGPDEEERFVATMNVLSVPYAGSGPPIAFGIHAAGVNRTIGYVCLKGIDDARASTELGIAIMEKEYRSLGYGTEALRLAIRYAFEELGLDLVALTVYPDNTRAIRAYEKTGLGRTRILEKAWLQPDGDYVDILLMELRKPPYTP encoded by the coding sequence ATGTCAAAAGCCAGGGTCCTGCTGAGCCCTTTCGACCGCCGGGACATACCCCCCTTCATGAAGCTTTCCCATGACCCGGAGCTGGTCAGCACGATGGGCTGGCGGCCGTTCGGCCCGGATGAAGAGGAAAGATTCGTCGCCACCATGAACGTACTCTCCGTTCCCTACGCCGGAAGCGGTCCGCCGATTGCGTTCGGCATCCACGCCGCCGGAGTCAACCGGACCATCGGCTACGTGTGCCTCAAGGGCATCGATGACGCGAGGGCTAGCACCGAACTCGGCATCGCCATCATGGAGAAGGAGTACCGCAGCCTCGGCTACGGCACAGAAGCACTCCGCCTTGCCATCAGGTACGCCTTCGAGGAACTGGGGTTGGACCTCGTTGCGCTCACGGTCTACCCTGACAACACGCGGGCTATCAGGGCCTACGAGAAGACGGGCCTCGGGAGAACCCGCATTCTCGAAAAGGCGTGGCTGCAACCCGATGGCGACTACGTGGACATTCTGCTGATGGAGTTGAGAAAACCGCCGTATACACCTTGA
- a CDS encoding cyclase family protein produces the protein MAIKIVDLSVPMEPNPSQPVEVTHHPHAEGAPAMMRIFDCKESDLPRGLGWATDTLTLGTHSGTHVDAPWHYTPTSEGRKARTIDEIPLEWFYGDGVVLDMRHKPRGSAVTIDDFKAALEKLDYTLKPEDIVLVQTGTDKYWGKPEYIDEGCGMTRESTLWLIEQGVRVMGTDAWGWDRPFWAIREEFRKTGDSSILWGGHYAGIKKEYCHIEKLANLDKLPRPFGFKVACFPIDIIGGSAGWARVVAIFEE, from the coding sequence ATGGCAATAAAGATAGTAGACCTGAGCGTACCCATGGAGCCCAATCCGTCACAGCCGGTTGAGGTGACCCACCACCCGCACGCAGAAGGTGCGCCGGCCATGATGCGCATCTTCGACTGCAAAGAAAGTGACCTGCCGCGGGGGCTGGGCTGGGCCACGGATACCCTGACACTCGGCACCCACTCCGGCACCCACGTGGATGCCCCATGGCACTACACCCCCACATCCGAGGGCAGGAAGGCGAGGACGATAGATGAAATACCCCTGGAGTGGTTCTACGGTGACGGCGTGGTGCTCGACATGCGTCACAAGCCCAGGGGCAGTGCGGTCACCATTGACGACTTCAAGGCAGCATTGGAGAAGCTCGACTATACGCTGAAACCGGAGGATATCGTCCTTGTACAGACTGGCACGGACAAGTACTGGGGCAAACCGGAGTACATCGATGAAGGTTGCGGCATGACCCGGGAGTCCACGCTGTGGCTGATTGAGCAGGGCGTACGCGTGATGGGGACCGACGCCTGGGGCTGGGACCGACCCTTCTGGGCAATAAGAGAGGAGTTCCGGAAAACCGGCGACAGCAGTATTCTCTGGGGCGGTCATTACGCCGGCATTAAGAAGGAGTACTGCCACATTGAGAAACTGGCCAACCTGGACAAGCTACCCCGGCCCTTCGGATTCAAGGTAGCCTGCTTCCCGATAGACATAATCGGCGGCAGCGCCGGCTGGGCGAGAGTCGTTGCTATCTTTGAGGAATAG
- a CDS encoding ABC transporter permease: protein MFKAILVAIHEIRIYLQDKGDLAFSLLLPVVTFALMYGAFGGEMEFHGTAHIVNQDPGGSYSVRLLEQLEEMDSVDLELLSREEADGKLERSDLLMVIYIPEDFSGKLASGEQTQLLFRQRGNGGQEGQIVASLVRGLAERMNQEFTVLSQTSNSLAGKGIPRGRIEITAQKFLEREQEHPMVGVTEETMGSNPDLVNQFLPGVLTMFVLFAITLGAQAIVQERRLGTLERLLTTRLSVGQLFFGKFLAGISRGFLQTLVLLGLSYIVLQLFTPLAFVECLVIALVFAAAASALGLIIASIARTEDQATWIAVFFTMSMVMLGGTFFEISEGSVLYTISRVSLNTYANDAFETIIAQGGSLTDVGMELGVLAGVAVVGLTISRVLFKVMPGGR from the coding sequence ATGTTTAAGGCAATACTGGTAGCGATACACGAAATCCGCATCTACCTCCAGGATAAGGGTGACCTTGCTTTCAGCCTGCTCCTGCCGGTGGTTACCTTTGCCCTGATGTACGGTGCATTCGGTGGGGAGATGGAGTTCCACGGCACCGCTCACATAGTCAATCAGGACCCCGGGGGCAGCTACTCCGTCCGTCTGCTGGAGCAACTGGAAGAGATGGACAGTGTAGACCTGGAGCTTCTTTCCCGAGAAGAGGCTGACGGCAAGCTGGAGAGGTCCGACCTGTTGATGGTCATCTACATACCGGAGGACTTTTCCGGGAAGCTCGCCTCGGGGGAGCAGACGCAGTTACTATTCAGGCAGAGGGGCAACGGCGGCCAGGAAGGCCAGATAGTAGCCAGCCTGGTACGGGGCCTGGCGGAGCGGATGAACCAGGAGTTTACGGTGCTCAGTCAGACGAGTAACTCCCTGGCCGGCAAGGGAATCCCCCGGGGCCGCATCGAAATCACCGCGCAGAAGTTCCTGGAGCGGGAGCAGGAGCATCCCATGGTGGGAGTCACCGAGGAAACGATGGGCAGCAACCCCGACCTGGTCAACCAGTTCCTGCCCGGCGTCCTAACCATGTTCGTTCTCTTTGCCATCACCCTGGGCGCTCAGGCGATAGTGCAGGAACGCCGACTTGGCACCCTGGAGAGATTGCTGACCACCAGGCTGAGCGTGGGGCAGCTATTCTTCGGCAAGTTTCTGGCTGGCATCTCGCGAGGTTTCCTCCAGACACTAGTCCTGCTGGGACTGAGCTACATCGTCCTTCAACTGTTCACGCCCCTTGCTTTCGTCGAGTGTCTGGTTATTGCCCTCGTTTTCGCGGCGGCGGCCAGTGCCCTGGGGCTTATCATTGCTTCGATTGCCCGCACCGAGGACCAGGCGACGTGGATTGCCGTTTTCTTCACTATGAGCATGGTCATGCTGGGCGGCACCTTCTTCGAAATCTCCGAAGGTTCGGTACTGTATACCATCAGCCGGGTGTCCCTCAACACCTATGCCAACGATGCTTTTGAGACGATAATAGCCCAGGGGGGCTCCCTGACCGATGTCGGGATGGAACTGGGAGTGCTGGCGGGAGTTGCCGTGGTGGGGCTGACCATCAGCCGGGTACTCTTCAAGGTCATGCCCGGAGGCAGGTAG
- a CDS encoding CoA-transferase yields MEVLASGTANFRMPDPDGHREYLREHRARGLVDRRMTEQEAVSNLVNDGDYLCYDCTLIQRGPSALIREIIRQQKKDLWIGGRFTYLIVNLLVAGGCVGKIDVGYIGVGRALNRVLDEGNIEVNEWSNSAMTMRQLAGAMGIPFIPIRFFGGSDSFEHSGAKLIKDPYTGKEVVVVPALNPDVGMVHVHQCDIYGNARIFGTSVSPYETAASSRKVIISTEEIIDTEEIRRDPSKTTIPYYLVDAVVEAPFGAHPGEVPGLYASDTEAVIDAFRASSQADPEAMRAYLEKNVYSVASHEEYLEKVVGISRLLELKRRATIKEGYYR; encoded by the coding sequence ATGGAAGTACTGGCTTCGGGTACCGCGAATTTCCGTATGCCCGACCCCGATGGGCACCGCGAGTACCTGCGTGAGCACCGCGCTCGGGGACTGGTGGACAGGCGGATGACCGAACAGGAGGCGGTGAGTAACCTGGTCAACGATGGCGACTATCTCTGCTACGACTGCACCCTTATCCAGCGTGGGCCCAGTGCCCTTATCCGGGAGATTATCAGGCAGCAGAAGAAGGACCTCTGGATAGGGGGCAGGTTTACCTACCTTATCGTTAACCTGCTCGTCGCCGGGGGTTGTGTCGGCAAGATAGATGTCGGCTACATCGGCGTGGGTCGCGCCCTGAACCGCGTACTGGATGAAGGTAATATCGAGGTCAACGAGTGGAGTAACTCCGCGATGACGATGCGGCAGCTCGCCGGAGCGATGGGGATACCCTTCATCCCCATCCGGTTTTTCGGCGGTTCTGACTCCTTCGAGCACTCGGGGGCCAAGCTGATAAAGGACCCCTACACCGGCAAAGAGGTGGTCGTTGTCCCGGCACTCAATCCTGACGTCGGGATGGTGCACGTGCACCAGTGCGACATCTACGGCAATGCCCGTATCTTTGGCACCAGTGTCTCCCCGTACGAGACCGCCGCTTCTTCCAGGAAGGTCATAATCTCCACCGAGGAGATTATCGATACCGAGGAAATCAGGAGGGACCCTTCAAAGACGACCATCCCCTACTACCTGGTGGACGCAGTCGTCGAGGCACCCTTCGGGGCGCATCCCGGTGAGGTACCCGGACTCTACGCCAGCGACACCGAGGCGGTTATTGATGCGTTCCGCGCCTCGAGCCAGGCAGACCCGGAGGCGATGAGGGCTTACCTGGAGAAAAACGTTTACAGTGTGGCTTCCCACGAAGAGTACCTGGAGAAGGTGGTGGGGATTTCACGCTTGCTGGAGTTGAAGCGCCGGGCAACCATCAAGGAGGGCTACTACCGATGA
- a CDS encoding ABC transporter ATP-binding protein has translation MDNNAIIHTSGLTKYYGKQRGMVDISLDVRRGEVFGYLGPNGAGKTTTIRTLLNLIRPTRGIATIFGMDIQRKGLEVRRHTGYLPGELKLYDNLTGAEMLRYLGHLSGGVDWARVENLATRLDCDLLPPIRSLSHGNRQKIGLIQVFMNTPDLLILDEPTIGLDPLMQQEFYRLVSETKARGRTVFLSSHIMPEVERICDRVAIIREGRLVTVEDIDNLKARSIRRLEIHFAGPVSQEKFTEISGVKDVSVHDSVLTCTVVGELDALVKAASQARVVNIISHEPSLEEIFLDYYNEEESIAE, from the coding sequence ATGGACAACAATGCCATAATCCACACCAGCGGCCTCACCAAGTACTACGGCAAACAAAGGGGCATGGTCGACATCAGCCTTGATGTCCGGCGAGGCGAAGTTTTCGGCTACCTGGGTCCCAATGGCGCCGGCAAAACGACCACAATCCGCACACTGCTTAATCTCATCCGGCCTACCCGCGGTATAGCGACAATATTTGGGATGGACATACAGCGAAAGGGGTTGGAGGTTCGACGGCACACCGGCTATCTGCCCGGAGAACTGAAGCTATACGATAACCTGACCGGGGCTGAGATGCTGCGTTACCTCGGGCACCTGAGCGGTGGCGTCGATTGGGCACGCGTGGAAAATCTGGCCACCCGACTCGACTGCGACCTTCTACCCCCAATTCGCTCGCTATCACATGGGAACCGGCAGAAGATAGGTCTTATCCAGGTTTTCATGAACACACCCGACCTGCTTATCCTCGATGAACCGACTATCGGCCTCGACCCGCTGATGCAGCAAGAGTTTTACCGCCTTGTCAGCGAAACCAAAGCCCGGGGCCGTACAGTATTCCTGTCCTCTCACATCATGCCGGAGGTAGAGCGTATATGCGACCGTGTGGCCATTATCCGTGAGGGACGCCTGGTAACGGTGGAAGACATAGACAACCTGAAGGCTCGTTCAATACGGCGCCTGGAAATACACTTTGCCGGACCGGTCTCCCAGGAAAAGTTCACTGAAATCTCCGGTGTGAAGGATGTCAGTGTGCACGACTCTGTCCTTACCTGTACCGTAGTCGGTGAGCTTGATGCGTTGGTCAAGGCAGCCTCTCAGGCCAGGGTGGTCAATATCATCAGTCACGAACCCAGTCTGGAAGAGATTTTCCTGGACTACTACAACGAGGAAGAAAGCATTGCTGAGTAG
- a CDS encoding 3-hydroxyacyl-CoA dehydrogenase NAD-binding domain-containing protein, which produces MNEPGIERIAVIGAGMMGFGVAVEFARFGYPVSIYNTREESSRVAMQNARETLDLMAETELITREEADAAYGRLHPTIDMAEAVNGADFVHEAVSEVLDLKKEVFARLDELCPPPVILATNTSALRVSDIASATKHPERVVATHYFQPPHFVPMVEVCGGEKTEPGVVEKTASLLRGLRKRVALIDVEIPALVGNRIQGAIAREIASLIDQGISYPELIDDVISFGFGRRMAYTGYFKRMDLIGLDFSATAARGRGTDLWKPIAEHVERGEYGMKTGKGFYDWPGDSAKKLHHRLNTELIRLMKQDMEAGLI; this is translated from the coding sequence ATGAATGAGCCAGGAATCGAGCGTATTGCCGTTATCGGCGCCGGGATGATGGGCTTCGGCGTAGCCGTTGAGTTTGCCCGGTTCGGCTATCCGGTGAGCATCTATAACACCAGGGAGGAGAGCAGTCGGGTTGCCATGCAGAATGCCAGGGAAACCCTCGACCTGATGGCAGAGACCGAGTTGATTACGCGTGAGGAGGCGGATGCCGCCTACGGCCGACTGCACCCTACGATAGATATGGCGGAAGCGGTGAATGGCGCCGATTTCGTCCACGAAGCGGTCTCCGAGGTGCTGGACCTGAAGAAGGAGGTCTTTGCCAGGCTCGATGAGCTCTGCCCGCCGCCGGTCATCCTGGCTACCAATACCTCCGCCCTGCGGGTTAGTGATATTGCCTCGGCCACGAAGCACCCGGAGCGGGTTGTGGCGACGCACTACTTCCAGCCGCCGCACTTCGTACCGATGGTGGAGGTCTGTGGCGGTGAGAAGACCGAGCCGGGCGTGGTCGAGAAGACGGCCAGCCTGCTGCGCGGGTTGCGTAAGAGGGTGGCACTCATCGATGTCGAGATTCCGGCACTTGTCGGTAACCGTATCCAGGGGGCCATCGCGCGGGAGATAGCCTCGCTGATAGATCAGGGGATATCCTACCCGGAACTGATAGACGACGTGATATCATTCGGTTTTGGCCGGCGTATGGCATACACCGGTTACTTCAAGCGGATGGACCTCATCGGGCTGGACTTCAGTGCCACGGCAGCCAGGGGGCGGGGCACAGACCTGTGGAAGCCCATCGCCGAGCATGTCGAGCGGGGCGAATATGGTATGAAGACGGGCAAGGGCTTCTATGACTGGCCCGGTGACAGCGCTAAAAAGTTGCACCATCGACTGAATACGGAGTTAATCCGGCTGATGAAACAGGACATGGAGGCCGGTCTGATATAG
- a CDS encoding ABC transporter permease subunit yields MLSSIFLKTLRDRRRSLLFWGVCFVLIAVMVVSLYPLIESFSAIQEYMELFPEEFLALFTGGMNDFTSPEGYLHSELFFLIFPLLILVFAIGFGSNAVAGEEEQGTLDLLLSNPIPRWRLVLEKFVAMVFSIMLLTLLFWGTLAISGHVVDMGLSLARLAAVCFSAALLGVTFGAVALAVGCARGRRGLSMSTAGALVGYSYLLNTMAPLIDWLEPFQILSPFYYYIGADPLTNGLNGTHVAVLVGLTTVFVAVAIASFWKRDLAV; encoded by the coding sequence TTGCTGAGTAGCATATTCCTGAAGACTCTGCGCGACCGGCGCCGCTCCCTGTTGTTCTGGGGGGTTTGTTTCGTGCTTATCGCCGTAATGGTGGTGTCGTTATACCCTTTGATAGAGAGTTTCAGCGCCATCCAGGAATATATGGAGTTATTCCCGGAAGAGTTCCTGGCTCTTTTTACCGGAGGCATGAATGACTTTACTTCTCCGGAAGGCTATCTCCACAGCGAGCTTTTTTTTCTGATATTCCCTCTGCTTATCCTGGTTTTCGCCATCGGTTTCGGGAGCAACGCTGTAGCCGGGGAGGAGGAACAGGGTACGCTTGACCTGCTCCTCTCCAATCCGATACCACGCTGGAGACTGGTACTGGAGAAGTTCGTCGCTATGGTATTTAGTATAATGCTACTGACTTTACTCTTCTGGGGAACATTGGCAATCAGCGGTCATGTAGTTGATATGGGTCTCAGTCTCGCCAGATTGGCTGCGGTCTGTTTCAGTGCCGCGCTGCTCGGGGTTACCTTCGGCGCAGTAGCTCTGGCTGTTGGTTGTGCCCGTGGACGTCGTGGCCTCAGTATGAGCACAGCCGGAGCACTCGTCGGGTACAGCTATCTTCTTAACACCATGGCACCTTTGATTGACTGGCTCGAACCGTTTCAGATACTTTCACCTTTCTACTACTACATCGGTGCGGACCCGCTCACCAATGGGCTAAACGGCACCCATGTAGCGGTACTGGTTGGACTAACCACGGTCTTTGTAGCTGTGGCCATAGCATCATTCTGGAAACGAGACCTTGCCGTATAA
- a CDS encoding IMP cyclohydrolase, producing MSNPNGPYPGRQLFLGLTAGGEPAFAYLVTGRNPQSRERRAVRVGDGIRIGPLGHTEYDPLRHYTAVQFDAPSGIVVVSNGIQTEAIFETYRLLFNTDSAPARGYMKKILDGAGAEPDSYQTPRIAGTITYRRSAAEPVFITGIITGGPSASTYRIKPEPGGLAGISTYRGDMESPRAFDSDSELPRLQCTGKTAEDLAEYLFEISAATYQGQDIRVCSIGGICARDGTWSLYIKNQHQE from the coding sequence ATGAGTAATCCTAATGGACCATATCCCGGAAGACAACTGTTTCTCGGACTGACAGCTGGCGGAGAGCCGGCCTTCGCCTATCTCGTCACCGGCCGCAACCCGCAGAGCAGAGAGCGAAGGGCTGTCCGCGTGGGGGACGGAATAAGAATCGGGCCGCTTGGCCATACTGAATACGACCCGCTGCGACACTACACCGCCGTGCAATTCGACGCTCCTTCCGGTATCGTCGTTGTGAGTAATGGGATTCAGACCGAGGCCATATTCGAGACCTACAGGCTCCTGTTCAACACGGATTCCGCACCCGCCCGGGGCTATATGAAGAAGATACTGGACGGTGCCGGTGCCGAACCGGACAGTTACCAGACACCCAGGATTGCCGGGACCATTACATATCGCCGTAGTGCCGCGGAGCCGGTATTCATCACAGGAATAATAACCGGAGGCCCGTCAGCCAGTACATATCGAATCAAACCGGAACCGGGGGGCCTGGCAGGGATCTCAACGTACCGGGGCGACATGGAGTCTCCCCGGGCCTTTGACTCTGATTCTGAATTGCCCCGGCTGCAGTGCACCGGGAAGACCGCCGAAGACCTGGCGGAATACCTGTTCGAGATATCGGCGGCTACCTACCAGGGACAGGACATAAGGGTATGCTCTATCGGTGGCATATGCGCTCGCGACGGCACCTGGAGTCTTTACATAAAGAACCAGCACCAGGAATAG
- a CDS encoding GIY-YIG nuclease family protein: protein MASSGRRPAARPDRAVPLGPDWVRDAHAEFAGEMRRMREGRWGNGRIVATKNRADPTGTGSVGPPHLCHCEERTDAASALATKQSLGHPLMNRQYYVYLMTNARNSVIYTGVTNDLNRRVYEHKSGLAGGFTVRYNVTKLVYYGVFQNIEAAILREKQIKAGSRERKVRLVDSTNERWRDLYGEL from the coding sequence TTGGCTTCTTCCGGAAGGCGGCCCGCTGCTCGACCGGATAGAGCAGTACCGCTGGGGCCGGACTGGGTTCGGGACGCTCACGCGGAGTTCGCCGGAGAAATGCGCCGCATGCGCGAGGGCAGATGGGGGAACGGGCGTATCGTGGCCACAAAGAACCGTGCTGACCCTACAGGCACCGGCAGTGTAGGCCCTCCGCACCTATGTCATTGCGAGGAGCGTACCGACGCGGCGTCGGCCTTAGCGACGAAGCAATCTCTCGGACACCCGCTCATGAACAGACAATATTACGTCTATCTGATGACAAACGCACGGAACTCCGTGATATACACGGGTGTCACCAACGACCTCAACAGAAGGGTCTACGAGCACAAGTCAGGTCTAGCAGGAGGCTTCACGGTCAGGTACAACGTCACCAAGCTTGTATACTACGGGGTGTTTCAGAATATAGAGGCTGCCATCCTGAGAGAGAAGCAGATCAAGGCCGGTTCGAGAGAGAGAAAGGTCCGGCTGGTCGATAGCACCAACGAACGATGGCGTGACCTGTATGGTGAATTGTAG
- a CDS encoding CoA-binding protein, with protein MPGDIVEQLDCIFKARSMAVIGASRTPFKWGGRMVMTPLTTGYRGAIYPVNPREKEIAGLPCYPSVVDIPYDVDMAVIVVPAAAVPQAMRDCAAKGIRGAVVITAGFAETGAEGKALEDEVVKIAREGGVRFVGPNGMGIYSSAVNLNLCLRSQMRIGRIAFVSQSGTFGGLLAEIASRKGYGLSKFISIGNQADLKAADYLEYLGEDTHTRAIVLYMEGFKDGQRFFRIAREVIKKKPIVIYKAGRTEAAARATMSHTSSLAGSDEVFDAMCRQVGIIRASEVAQPFDMAEALVSQPLPPGNRVAIIGSGGQGVVTSDTCESIGLKVPEFDDETKSRLKEALPAHAPVPSNPVDFAGSNRTPLDEVQVADALARIDYIDGIICNAPHLHGSVTSGEMARDYIKGAEILAAIPGKYGKPVITLRWGSDNSADAASSIVKAAGIPSYDSPEQCARAMQALASYAEVRRRLEQE; from the coding sequence ATGCCCGGTGACATCGTGGAGCAGCTTGACTGCATTTTCAAGGCCAGGTCAATGGCCGTTATCGGTGCTTCCCGGACTCCTTTCAAGTGGGGAGGCCGCATGGTCATGACGCCACTGACAACCGGATACCGCGGTGCGATATACCCGGTCAACCCCAGGGAGAAGGAAATCGCCGGGTTGCCCTGCTATCCCAGTGTCGTGGATATTCCTTACGATGTTGACATGGCCGTAATCGTTGTTCCGGCTGCGGCTGTTCCCCAGGCCATGAGAGACTGTGCTGCTAAGGGCATCAGGGGTGCCGTGGTTATCACCGCCGGATTTGCCGAGACAGGGGCCGAAGGGAAAGCCCTCGAGGACGAGGTCGTGAAGATTGCCCGTGAGGGCGGTGTCAGATTTGTTGGTCCCAACGGGATGGGGATATACAGCTCCGCCGTCAATCTCAATCTCTGTCTTCGCAGTCAGATGCGTATCGGGAGGATTGCCTTTGTCTCCCAGAGCGGCACCTTCGGGGGGTTGCTTGCCGAGATAGCCAGCCGGAAAGGCTACGGTCTGAGTAAATTCATCAGCATCGGTAATCAGGCTGATTTGAAAGCCGCGGACTACCTTGAGTACCTGGGAGAAGACACACATACCAGGGCAATAGTCCTTTACATGGAAGGGTTCAAGGACGGGCAGCGGTTCTTCAGGATTGCCCGTGAAGTAATTAAGAAAAAGCCCATCGTAATCTACAAGGCGGGTCGTACCGAAGCAGCGGCCCGGGCAACGATGTCACACACAAGCTCACTGGCCGGCTCCGATGAGGTGTTCGATGCCATGTGTCGGCAGGTGGGCATAATTCGGGCGTCCGAAGTGGCGCAACCGTTCGACATGGCCGAGGCGCTGGTAAGCCAGCCGCTACCCCCCGGGAACCGGGTTGCCATTATCGGTAGTGGCGGGCAGGGTGTGGTGACCTCGGACACCTGTGAGAGTATCGGGTTGAAGGTACCCGAGTTCGACGACGAGACCAAGTCCAGACTCAAAGAGGCACTGCCGGCTCACGCTCCGGTCCCCTCCAATCCGGTAGACTTCGCCGGGAGTAACCGCACTCCACTGGACGAGGTGCAGGTGGCCGACGCGCTTGCCAGAATCGATTACATCGATGGTATCATCTGCAATGCGCCCCACCTGCACGGCAGTGTAACCAGTGGTGAGATGGCACGGGATTACATCAAGGGTGCTGAAATCCTGGCTGCCATCCCCGGGAAATACGGCAAGCCGGTCATAACCCTGAGATGGGGTTCTGATAACAGCGCCGATGCTGCCAGCAGTATCGTCAAGGCTGCCGGTATACCTTCCTACGATAGCCCCGAGCAGTGCGCCCGGGCGATGCAGGCCCTGGCCAGTTACGCCGAAGTCCGCCGAAGACTGGAGCAGGAATAG
- a CDS encoding CoA-transferase yields MNTSATSFSEIEAMLCTCASLVEDDKVYWVGGGGYPLHSVFLAHRTHAPAVTIITEDGGIGPQPALPLDPMMAMVSARSGYRALSWTSMNTVCTHASLGLVDYAILQTLQVDPYGNINSSFLGKDYFHPERRYGGSGGANEMASLCWRTILMTTQEKRKFVKRVDFISSPGFLDGSPNAREKAGLPEGTGPYRVLTPEAMFGYDDETHYLKLLATVQWVTVDEVLEKMDFEPLLADEIGKLELPTEEQLTVLRTLIDPRGQTIGTGKWIET; encoded by the coding sequence ATGAATACCAGTGCAACTTCATTCTCTGAGATTGAGGCAATGCTCTGCACCTGCGCCAGCCTTGTTGAGGACGACAAGGTCTACTGGGTTGGCGGCGGGGGCTATCCCCTGCATTCCGTATTCCTGGCACACCGGACCCATGCACCGGCAGTCACGATTATCACCGAGGACGGTGGTATCGGGCCTCAACCGGCCTTACCACTTGACCCGATGATGGCGATGGTAAGCGCAAGGAGTGGCTACAGGGCCCTCTCCTGGACGAGTATGAATACTGTTTGTACACACGCCTCCCTGGGCCTGGTGGACTACGCAATACTGCAGACGCTGCAGGTGGACCCCTACGGGAATATCAACTCATCATTCCTTGGCAAGGACTACTTCCACCCCGAGCGGCGCTACGGCGGCTCCGGCGGTGCCAACGAGATGGCCTCTCTGTGCTGGCGTACTATCCTGATGACCACCCAGGAGAAGAGGAAGTTCGTCAAGCGGGTCGATTTCATCTCCTCGCCGGGCTTCCTGGACGGCTCCCCCAACGCCCGTGAGAAGGCAGGCCTACCCGAAGGCACCGGGCCGTACCGTGTGCTCACGCCCGAAGCGATGTTCGGCTATGACGATGAGACGCACTACCTGAAGCTCTTGGCCACGGTCCAGTGGGTCACGGTCGATGAGGTCCTCGAGAAGATGGACTTCGAGCCGCTCCTCGCCGACGAGATTGGCAAGCTGGAGCTACCCACCGAGGAACAACTGACGGTGCTGCGCACCCTGATTGACCCAAGAGGTCAGACCATCGGCACCGGCAAGTGGATAGAGACATAA
- a CDS encoding ABC transporter ATP-binding protein — MPEEYLVAQELHKSFNEQKAVDGVSFAIYRGEIFGLLGPNGAGKTTAIRMMSTVLEPDRGDVTIGGHSVRREADAVRSQIGVCPQELALYEDLSALDNLVFFGRMAGMSGKEAHDQAMARLELMGLSERAKGKVDKFSGGMKRRVNLAVGLMGHPELLFLDEPTVGVDPQSRNNIYETIEGLRDGGMTILYTTHYMEEADRLCDRVAIMDGGRIIALDTPYELRSQIGEPDKVTLEDVFLKLTGRSLRD, encoded by the coding sequence ATGCCTGAAGAGTACCTGGTAGCACAGGAACTTCACAAGAGTTTTAATGAACAGAAAGCTGTCGATGGCGTCTCCTTCGCCATCTACCGTGGTGAAATCTTCGGCCTGCTCGGACCCAACGGTGCCGGGAAGACGACTGCGATACGGATGATGTCGACAGTGCTTGAGCCTGACCGCGGCGATGTCACCATCGGCGGTCATTCGGTGAGACGCGAAGCCGATGCCGTCCGCAGTCAAATCGGAGTTTGCCCCCAGGAGCTGGCGCTGTACGAGGACCTCAGTGCGCTTGACAACCTCGTCTTTTTCGGCCGCATGGCCGGGATGAGCGGCAAGGAAGCCCATGACCAGGCGATGGCCCGTCTGGAGCTGATGGGTCTTTCCGAAAGGGCGAAGGGTAAGGTGGACAAGTTCTCCGGTGGTATGAAGCGGCGGGTCAACCTGGCGGTAGGCCTGATGGGCCACCCGGAACTGCTCTTTCTGGATGAGCCCACGGTGGGCGTCGACCCGCAGTCACGGAACAATATCTACGAGACAATCGAAGGTCTCCGCGACGGCGGGATGACGATTCTCTATACCACGCACTACATGGAGGAGGCCGACCGTCTCTGTGACCGGGTGGCCATCATGGACGGGGGCCGGATAATCGCCCTGGACACCCCTTATGAGCTCAGGAGTCAAATCGGGGAGCCGGACAAGGTAACGCTTGAGGACGTTTTCCTGAAGCTGACCGGACGCAGCCTCCGGGACTAG